The Schistosoma mansoni, WGS project CABG00000000 data, chromosome 3 unplaced supercontig 0141, strain Puerto Rico, whole genome shotgun sequence genome includes a window with the following:
- a CDS encoding mitochondrial ribosomal protein L2, putative: MNLCSHLTNSLRLYTNFSLGNKLLQSSKFSPSYLTR, encoded by the coding sequence ATGAATCTTTGTAGTCATTTGACTAATTCTCTACGGTTATATACAAATTTCAGTTTGGGAAACAAATTGCTTCAGTCATCCAAATTCTCACCATCATACCTTACTAGGTAA
- a CDS encoding ubiquitin-activating enzyme E1C, putative has protein sequence MPSKTRPKKSFKLVTLIHEPYATHDAWHPTIPPPPESGPTGCCTWSSLFSDPISKPIIIDVRSPDEFNEDHIHGAINIPILNNEERAIVGRLYNQEDRVQARLYGASLVCANISRCLKELAYQYGLQLDNSVPVNHHFTGNRKVIKYPDFFIYCWRGGQRSNSLATILSEVGWPGNIYTLVGGYRSWRRLLLRQLDAWPRWSILSPFWVISGLTGSGKSLILQELHNYGETVFDLEALAKHKGSMFGGGNVLSDSDTNYHQSTTNKGSPQKFFESQLHHVIMTNKHRLSSCKNILWIECESRYVGPVCGLSDGLWSRLRSTDPNVGTHRIWIDITEEARVAWILENYSTATRNVPQILAILKSLNEYIPNKLINQWTEMIHREDFTSFVTGLLRHHYDPLYIKNRHQMMEDAKKNGLFHRISLPNVDKTMIQTKIIPQILDLAYTTTISSDINQHRLHHLLPKSHVAG, from the exons ATGCCTTCAAAAAC cagaccaaagaaaTCTTTCAAATTGGTGACCTTGATTCATGAACCATATGCTACACATGACGCATGGCATCCAACTATACCCCCTCCACCGGAATCAGGTCCTACAGGTTGTTGCACATGGTCAAGTTTATTTTCCGATCCTATATCAAAACCAATCATTATTGATGTACGAAGTCCTGATGAATTTAATGAAGATCACATTCATGGAGCAATAAATATTCCTATTTTAAATAATGAAGAAAGAGCAATCGTTGGCCGTTTATACAATCAAG AAGATCGTGTTCAAGCTCGCCTTTATGGTGCATCTCTGGTCTGTGCCAATATTAGTCGTTGTTTGAAAGAACTTGCTTACCAATATGGTTTACAACTAGACAATTCGGTTCCTGTAAATCATCACTTTACGGGAAACAGAAAAGTTATAAAATATCccgatttttttatttactgttGGCGTGGCGGTCAAAGATCTAATTCTTTAGCAACTATATTATCTGAAGTAGGCTGGCCAGGCAATATATATACACTTGTTGGTGGATATCGTTCTTGGCGTAGACTTCTACTTCGTCAGTTAGATGCATGGCCACGTTGGTCTATACTTAGTCCGTTTTGGGTCATATCTGGTCTTACTG GTTCCGGGAAATCTTTGATACTTCAAGAGTTACACAATTATGGTGAAACCGTTTTCGATCTAGAAGCTTTAGCTAAACATAAAGGTTCAATGTTTGGTGGTGGTAATGTATTATCAGATAGTGACACTAACTATCATCAAAGCACTACCAATAAAGGAAGTCCACAAAAGTTTTTTGAATCTCAACTTCATCATGTAATAATGACAAATAAGCATCGATTATCTTCCTGCAAAAATATTTTATGGATTGAATGTGAATCACGGTATGTTGGACCAGTTTGTGGGTTATCTGATGGTTTATGGTCACGATTAAGATCTACAGATCCAAATGTTGGAACCCATCGAATATGGATTGATATTACAGAAGAAGCAAGAGTTGCTTGGATTTTAGAAAATTATTCTACTGCTACTCGGAATGTTCCACAAATTTTAGCTATTCTCAAAAG tttaaatgaatatataccAAATAAACTAATTAATCAATGGACTGAAATGATTCATCGTGAAGATTTCACTAGTTTTGTCACAGGTTTACTTCGACATCATTATGATCCATTGTATATAAAAAATCGTCATCAAATGATGGAAGATGCTAAAAAGAATGGTTTATTCCATCGTATATCTTTACCTAATGTTGATAAAACAATGATACAAACTAAGATTATACCACAGATATTAGATTTAGCATATACTACTACAATTTCTTCAGATATAAATCAGCATCGATTACATCATTTACTGCCTAAAAGTCATGTAGCTGGTTGA